From a region of the Leptospira kmetyi serovar Malaysia str. Bejo-Iso9 genome:
- a CDS encoding MBL fold metallo-hydrolase: MIVQLYGTRGSISSPLRTPEYIQKVTQILELVRDAGPDALRDIQKFISNLPSYLTHVVGGNTTCVSVIPSSGRRMIFDCGTGARVIADELMQGEFKKGEGKIAFFFTHTHWDHIQGIPFFKPLYIPGNELHFYSPYPDLKERFEKQQSPEFFPIPFSALASTKLFTCLSPGETLDLEGDCKVGIYPLKHPGGSFAYRVEEKGKVFVFATDAEFTGEDFGSVSEMKPFFENADLLVLDSQYTLDESFQKFDWGHTSYTMAVNCAVAWNVKKLVLTHHEPAYADDVLDIILEEARAHAAALGNSSIQIELAVEGNVYKLS; the protein is encoded by the coding sequence GTGATCGTCCAACTCTACGGAACTCGGGGCTCGATTTCCTCTCCGCTCAGAACCCCGGAATACATTCAGAAGGTGACTCAAATCCTGGAGCTCGTCCGGGACGCAGGCCCCGATGCCCTGAGGGACATTCAAAAATTTATTTCTAATCTTCCTTCTTATCTTACGCATGTGGTCGGCGGGAACACGACCTGCGTTTCGGTGATTCCTTCCTCCGGCAGAAGAATGATCTTCGATTGCGGAACCGGAGCCAGAGTGATCGCGGACGAATTGATGCAGGGAGAATTTAAAAAAGGTGAGGGAAAGATCGCATTCTTCTTTACCCACACGCACTGGGATCATATCCAAGGAATTCCGTTTTTCAAGCCGCTTTATATTCCCGGGAACGAACTGCATTTTTATTCTCCTTATCCCGATTTGAAGGAACGTTTTGAAAAACAACAATCTCCCGAGTTCTTTCCCATTCCATTTTCCGCTCTTGCATCCACGAAACTCTTTACCTGTCTGAGTCCCGGCGAAACTTTGGATTTAGAAGGGGATTGTAAGGTCGGCATTTATCCTCTCAAACATCCGGGCGGCTCCTTCGCCTATCGGGTGGAGGAGAAGGGAAAGGTTTTTGTTTTTGCCACGGACGCCGAATTTACCGGAGAAGACTTCGGTTCCGTCTCGGAAATGAAGCCCTTTTTTGAAAATGCGGATCTGCTCGTCCTGGATTCTCAATATACCCTGGATGAATCCTTCCAAAAATTTGACTGGGGACATACATCCTACACAATGGCCGTAAACTGCGCAGTCGCTTGGAACGTGAAGAAACTCGTTTTGACCCATCACGAACCCGCTTATGCGGACGACGTTTTGGACATCATTCTCGAGGAAGCTCGGGCGCACGCGGCGGCGCTCGGTAACTCGTCCATCCAGATAGAATTAGCCGTAGAAGGGAACGTATATAAATTATCATGA
- a CDS encoding LBL_2463 family protein — MRYTSVLKIETSLFFSKVVKFIMNNTQPNQETRIKIDGDRIEYVVCSFKKERSLIEKARTFIQDQYSKLEYVGYNADFDRMFDIDGSSRYFIAINAKEEILATSRVVTKGRSGLPIEYGLFCGNHAKVILEGNKIAEMNSFAAAALKPGNKVLSMSTDYTLEQDFETIYGLFDIERPTIGKLYNRFGAVLSEKLQDPIYFPGYGKLIQNKIVPAKWRIMVSDKSRMIARKRPM, encoded by the coding sequence TTGAGATATACAAGCGTCTTAAAGATAGAAACATCATTGTTTTTTTCAAAAGTGGTAAAATTTATTATGAACAATACGCAACCCAACCAAGAAACACGGATCAAAATTGACGGTGATCGGATCGAATACGTCGTCTGCTCTTTCAAAAAAGAAAGATCGTTGATCGAAAAGGCGAGAACATTCATTCAGGATCAATATTCTAAATTAGAGTATGTAGGATATAACGCGGACTTCGATCGTATGTTTGACATAGATGGATCGAGTCGTTACTTCATTGCGATCAACGCAAAAGAAGAAATCCTCGCAACATCTCGAGTAGTAACCAAGGGTCGCTCTGGTTTGCCGATCGAATACGGACTTTTTTGCGGGAATCATGCGAAAGTTATATTGGAAGGAAATAAAATCGCGGAAATGAATTCCTTTGCGGCCGCAGCATTAAAACCTGGGAATAAAGTTTTATCCATGAGTACGGATTATACGTTAGAACAGGATTTCGAAACCATATATGGATTATTTGATATTGAAAGACCGACAATCGGAAAACTCTATAACCGATTCGGAGCGGTTCTTTCGGAAAAACTCCAAGATCCAATTTATTTTCCGGGATATGGGAAACTGATTCAAAACAAAATTGTTCCCGCCAAATGGAGAATTATGGTTTCAGATAAATCTAGAATGATTGCAAGAAAGAGACCAATGTAA
- a CDS encoding GNAT family N-acetyltransferase produces the protein MKHSYPPEPVSLIGNFVELRPLRTEHKDALVKAVFDGELWKLWFTMVPSPEEMESWIAKALAEEKEKLSLPFVVVRKSDSKIIGSTRYMNIEKVSNRLEIGSTWYSKEFQKTNVNTECKLLLLEHAFENLECIAVEFRTHRLNENSRRAIERLGAVLDGILRNHRIMPNGTLRDTAVYSILENEWPTVKANLLFKLHRKKE, from the coding sequence ATGAAACATTCCTACCCGCCCGAACCCGTTTCTCTGATCGGAAACTTCGTAGAACTCCGTCCGCTCAGAACGGAACACAAGGACGCGCTCGTCAAAGCGGTGTTTGACGGAGAATTGTGGAAGCTCTGGTTTACGATGGTTCCTTCCCCCGAAGAGATGGAATCCTGGATCGCAAAGGCCCTCGCGGAGGAAAAGGAAAAACTTTCCCTTCCCTTCGTGGTCGTTCGCAAAAGCGATTCCAAGATCATAGGAAGCACGCGTTATATGAACATCGAAAAGGTTTCGAACCGTTTGGAAATCGGTTCGACCTGGTATTCGAAAGAATTTCAAAAGACGAACGTAAACACGGAATGCAAACTTCTTCTTTTGGAACACGCTTTCGAGAATTTGGAATGTATCGCGGTCGAGTTTAGAACTCATCGTTTGAACGAAAACTCGAGAAGGGCGATCGAAAGACTCGGAGCGGTTTTGGACGGAATTCTTCGCAATCACAGAATCATGCCGAACGGAACGTTACGCGACACTGCGGTCTACAGCATTTTGGAAAACGAATGGCCGACCGTGAAGGCGAATCTTTTGTTTAAGTTGCATCGAAAGAAAGAATAA
- a CDS encoding penicillin-binding protein 1A produces MKSIGLHRTSKALLVIALLGGLFFGYILSEVDEGGELAMLASYQPTTPTRLYDINGVVFAELYKHKQQLLKYQDIPPHVVQAFLSVEDNNFFNHFGIDFMAILRAGIVNVISGRIKQGGSTLTQQLAKTVLQNRKRSFARKFIEALFTLQIEQEYSKEEILEIYFNLIYLGHGTTGLASAADVYFQKDVSDLDIAEAAMLARLPKAPVKYSPFKNPAISKGAHLSVLRLMAEQGYIPADKVQSIHDDFWNKYWPVVITQSPSQSTWGNRLNKAPHFTEYVRQKLEKELGEDKVYTGGLKVYTTLDARKQEIAQEELSRAIKKHDDLVSGVTVNYSGGADRGLVGLYYLMGSIFPVGMPFVSKLDDKANYRVALERELIDAADILTILTPGENESAAISEFQKQTAVFGKNLHVEGAAITIEPSTGYIQTMVGGYEFTPKNQFNRATMARRQTGSAFKPFVYGAAIQERVVGSGTGIMDAPLTTLTEEGEGWSPQDFDGDFLGMVPLSRALSLSLNIVSVQVFLRTGPDAVIDFSSRLLGVNPNRFPPSPALALGIAELTPLEMALGYATIANNGRRVIPFSVRYVIDQSGNVVYNEEIKVQEELQRQAKDGSIQVISEGTAYILKKMLTNVAMAGTAAMGLRDPDKGNYRGTAAGKTGSTSSFTNAWYCGFDPNYTTVIWLGFDKSSISLGRGQAASVLAVPIWGRMYNRFYGGQNYPSFGEDIMPDEVQGGGTCAYNGLSPKPGVCPVTQNLTLKPITVAGVTKAVMGNRQCDGERDHHKSMDFREFLQKEYQISDEELGKTDRKFKPRTE; encoded by the coding sequence ATGAAAAGTATCGGACTTCATAGAACCTCCAAAGCCTTGCTCGTTATCGCCCTCTTAGGCGGCCTCTTTTTCGGTTATATTCTTTCGGAAGTGGACGAAGGGGGAGAACTCGCGATGCTCGCCTCGTATCAACCCACGACTCCGACCCGGCTTTACGATATCAACGGAGTCGTCTTCGCCGAACTTTACAAACACAAACAACAACTTCTGAAATACCAGGACATTCCTCCGCACGTGGTTCAGGCGTTTCTTTCCGTGGAAGACAACAACTTCTTCAATCACTTCGGGATCGACTTTATGGCGATTCTCCGCGCGGGGATCGTAAACGTGATTTCGGGAAGAATCAAACAGGGCGGTTCGACGCTGACCCAACAGCTCGCCAAAACCGTTTTGCAGAACAGAAAACGTTCCTTTGCGAGAAAATTCATCGAGGCTCTTTTTACCCTTCAGATCGAACAGGAATATTCAAAAGAAGAAATATTAGAAATTTATTTTAATCTAATTTACCTCGGACACGGAACCACGGGGCTCGCTTCCGCGGCGGACGTTTATTTTCAAAAGGACGTAAGCGACTTGGACATCGCGGAAGCGGCTATGCTTGCGAGACTTCCGAAGGCGCCCGTGAAATATTCTCCGTTTAAAAATCCCGCGATTTCCAAAGGCGCGCATTTGAGCGTTCTGAGATTGATGGCGGAACAAGGTTATATTCCCGCGGATAAGGTTCAATCGATCCACGACGATTTCTGGAACAAGTATTGGCCGGTCGTCATCACACAATCTCCTTCTCAGTCGACTTGGGGAAATCGTTTGAACAAGGCTCCGCACTTCACCGAATACGTTCGTCAAAAACTCGAAAAGGAACTCGGAGAGGACAAGGTTTATACGGGTGGTTTGAAAGTTTATACGACCCTCGACGCTCGTAAACAAGAGATCGCTCAGGAAGAATTGTCCAGGGCGATCAAAAAACACGACGATCTCGTTTCCGGCGTAACCGTAAATTATTCCGGCGGAGCGGATCGCGGTCTTGTGGGTCTTTATTATCTGATGGGTTCCATCTTTCCGGTGGGAATGCCCTTCGTCAGTAAACTCGACGATAAGGCGAACTACCGAGTCGCCCTCGAAAGAGAACTGATCGACGCCGCCGATATTCTTACCATCTTAACTCCGGGCGAAAACGAATCCGCCGCGATCTCCGAGTTTCAAAAACAAACCGCGGTCTTCGGAAAAAACCTGCACGTAGAAGGCGCGGCGATTACGATCGAACCTTCCACGGGTTACATTCAAACGATGGTCGGCGGTTACGAGTTCACTCCGAAGAATCAGTTCAACCGCGCGACGATGGCGAGACGCCAAACGGGTTCCGCGTTTAAACCGTTCGTGTACGGAGCCGCGATTCAAGAACGAGTCGTAGGAAGCGGAACCGGAATCATGGACGCACCGCTAACGACCTTAACCGAAGAGGGAGAAGGTTGGTCGCCTCAGGATTTCGACGGAGATTTTCTCGGAATGGTTCCGTTGTCCCGCGCCTTGTCCTTATCTTTAAACATCGTGTCGGTGCAAGTGTTCCTTCGAACCGGACCCGACGCGGTCATCGACTTCTCTTCCAGACTTTTAGGAGTCAATCCGAATCGTTTTCCGCCCAGCCCGGCTCTCGCTCTTGGAATCGCGGAACTTACGCCGCTTGAGATGGCGCTCGGTTACGCGACCATCGCCAACAACGGAAGAAGAGTGATTCCGTTTTCTGTGCGTTATGTGATCGATCAAAGCGGCAACGTGGTTTACAACGAAGAGATCAAGGTTCAGGAAGAATTACAAAGACAAGCCAAGGACGGAAGCATTCAGGTCATCTCCGAAGGAACCGCTTACATTCTTAAGAAAATGCTGACCAACGTGGCGATGGCCGGAACCGCCGCGATGGGTTTGCGCGATCCGGACAAAGGAAATTACAGAGGAACCGCCGCCGGAAAAACCGGATCGACTTCATCGTTCACCAACGCTTGGTATTGCGGGTTCGATCCGAATTATACGACCGTGATTTGGTTGGGTTTTGATAAAAGTTCCATTTCTTTGGGAAGAGGACAGGCCGCTTCGGTTCTTGCGGTTCCGATTTGGGGAAGAATGTACAATCGTTTTTACGGCGGTCAGAATTATCCTTCCTTCGGCGAAGACATTATGCCCGACGAAGTGCAAGGCGGAGGAACCTGCGCCTACAACGGACTTTCTCCGAAACCGGGAGTATGTCCCGTAACTCAAAACCTGACTCTCAAGCCGATTACGGTTGCGGGAGTTACCAAGGCGGTGATGGGCAATCGTCAGTGCGACGGAGAACGCGATCACCACAAGTCGATGGATTTTAGAGAGTTCTTACAAAAAGAATATCAGATTAGTGATGAAGAATTAGGCAAAACAGATCGGAAGTTTAAACCAAGAACGGAATAA
- a CDS encoding LBL_2463 family protein, with product MKVNIMKNADIDLETLNRLREFISKIFEKGGYSDSPWRNHNYDPWATWFWVEHGKRILATMRIIEKAPENWIPLEIAVIDDGGNPAMRYAVVENNVADWNSIAFEPTKFGVYAAKSTFRTVAKYCFEKGFEVVYGLYNTKQFGIKRLYFGAGAMRSNRYSSEVYFPDFRFKGELAKFHVIELKPETLKRIAFNF from the coding sequence ATGAAAGTAAACATAATGAAGAATGCGGATATTGATCTTGAAACCTTGAATCGTCTTAGGGAATTTATTTCGAAAATTTTTGAGAAAGGCGGGTATTCGGATTCTCCCTGGAGAAATCATAATTATGATCCGTGGGCGACTTGGTTTTGGGTTGAACATGGAAAACGGATCCTTGCGACCATGAGGATTATCGAAAAAGCTCCTGAAAATTGGATTCCGCTTGAGATCGCCGTGATCGACGACGGAGGCAATCCCGCCATGCGTTATGCGGTTGTAGAAAACAATGTCGCGGATTGGAATTCTATTGCATTCGAACCGACTAAATTTGGTGTTTACGCGGCTAAAAGTACGTTTCGAACCGTTGCAAAATATTGTTTTGAAAAAGGCTTTGAGGTGGTATACGGATTATATAATACGAAACAATTTGGTATTAAAAGGTTGTATTTCGGGGCAGGAGCTATGCGTTCGAATCGCTATTCTTCCGAAGTATATTTTCCCGATTTTCGTTTCAAGGGAGAGCTTGCAAAATTTCATGTAATTGAATTGAAACCGGAAACATTAAAACGAATCGCTTTCAATTTTTGA
- a CDS encoding rhomboid family intramembrane serine protease, which yields MTGIYNRIGPELTPVVRTLLILNGGLFAVQLLLSWTVGDYLTLYLGMTPDLITHRFFVWQFITYAFLHSVQNFFHILFNMFSLWMFGSILENYWGGRNFLKFYLFSCFMGGFFPWILHNVGFHQGTIIGASGGIYGLLIAFALIWPNQELLFMGFFPLKAKYMVVILMLIIALSGPGGNIAHMAHLGGAIGGGLYFLYYNKLKSKIPASLSLGRYLQKRKMRKWQEEMNRKIHVREEVDQLLDKISKSGMDSLSRKEKKFLKDASSKYYSEE from the coding sequence ATGACAGGCATCTACAATCGGATCGGCCCGGAATTAACTCCCGTAGTCCGCACCCTTTTGATTTTGAACGGGGGACTTTTCGCGGTTCAACTCCTTCTTTCATGGACGGTCGGAGATTATCTGACTCTGTATCTCGGGATGACGCCCGATTTGATCACACATCGTTTTTTTGTCTGGCAGTTTATCACGTACGCATTCCTACATTCGGTTCAGAATTTCTTTCATATTCTGTTCAATATGTTTTCGCTCTGGATGTTCGGCTCCATTCTCGAGAATTATTGGGGCGGAAGAAACTTTCTGAAGTTCTATCTATTCTCCTGTTTTATGGGAGGATTTTTTCCGTGGATTCTTCACAACGTCGGATTTCATCAAGGAACCATCATCGGAGCTTCCGGCGGAATCTACGGTCTTTTGATCGCGTTCGCGTTGATCTGGCCCAATCAAGAACTTCTTTTTATGGGATTTTTTCCTCTCAAAGCGAAGTATATGGTCGTCATTCTGATGCTCATCATCGCGCTTTCCGGTCCGGGCGGAAACATCGCGCACATGGCCCATTTGGGAGGCGCGATCGGCGGCGGTCTTTATTTTCTATATTATAATAAACTAAAGTCAAAAATCCCGGCTTCTCTTTCTCTCGGCCGTTATCTTCAAAAACGAAAGATGAGAAAATGGCAGGAAGAGATGAACCGAAAGATTCACGTCCGAGAAGAAGTGGATCAACTCCTGGACAAGATTTCGAAATCGGGAATGGATTCCCTTTCCAGAAAGGAAAAGAAATTTTTGAAAGACGCTTCGAGTAAGTATTATTCGGAAGAATGA